The Anomaloglossus baeobatrachus isolate aAnoBae1 chromosome 7, aAnoBae1.hap1, whole genome shotgun sequence sequence tataatcagagcacggggtatataatcagagcacagggcatggagagcacggggcatggtggagagcacggggtatataatcagagcacggggtatatatggagagcgcggggtatatatggagagcacagggcatggagagcacggggcatggtggagagcacggggcatggtggagagcacggggtatataatcagagcacggggtatataatcagagcacggggcaaacatgggagcacggggcaaacatgggagcacggggcaaacatgggagcacggggcaaacatgggagcacggggcaaacatggagagcacggggcaaacatggagagcacggggcaaacatggagagcacggggcaaacatggctgcaaggatggggaaacgtgcaaagatggagagaaacgtgcaaagatgggggaaacatggctgcaaggatgggggaaacatgcaaggatggggtacatttagcaggaaggggaacatgccaggaaggggtacatttaccagtatggggggaaacatgaaaggatgggggaaaacatgccaggatgaggaaaaatgccaggatggggaacatttagcaggaagggtgacatttatcaggatggggtacatttaccagtataagggaacatgcctggatgaggtacatttaccaggatggggtcatttgacagcatgggggaacatgccaggctgggatacatttacaatgatgggatacatttacaatgatggggtacatttaccaggaatggggccatgatgtggacaaatataccagaatgtaggaaatatatatcaggatgggggacataactacacaatgaagggggaggggagcaacttgtacgtctttatgggatttcaagatgttcagactttgaaatatagatgtggattacagggtgacatctgattgcattccaggctaaaatctctgtctaatctgctgcaattttttccagaaagatcaatccaactgctgtgtctggaaagggcaggggctccgcttccatgtgtggtaagcacgagcgtgatgccccctgctgaggagaagacggcaaaggtaagattacaatcaatttacataataggattggttggcacttcggaaaaaaaaaatggatttagggctacagtttgggcactcggcctgtaaaaggttcgccatgactgctctatactgacctgtcagtcactaggtggcgctgcaCATTTAGCTCTTTTTAGATAACCAACTGCTGATATTACTATTTACAGACTGCCACCTAGTGGTAAAAACAAGCAACTGCAATATTTACAgctttaaaattttaatttttttttcatttattttactccCTAATATAGCACCCTCATATCCACAGCACATTACAGAcatcattactgtccccattgggacacatagtgtaaattccctatcagtatatggtTGGAGTGTGGCAGGAcagtggaggaaacccacgcaaaccccAGGACAACTTAGAAAGTCCTTGTAGATGTCGTCCTTTGAACCCCGAACCACAACGCTACAAATCGACCACTGAGTCATCGTGCTGCCTACTAATGACATTATCTGTGGCCAATAAATGTGGATTCCCTTCCCATCCCCCGCTTCATTACCAGTCCATGTTCCCCAGGAATCCAACAGGGGCATAAATGTAGGAGATTGTAGTCACACCAGGGCCCTGAATATCAGGAATACAACATGGCACATAGTAGTCGGGGTCCTACTTATAGATTTTGTCCCCAGAGCTCCAGTTATTTCTGTCTTCCCTAACAATTGGCCCCATTGATAGTGATGATCTGTCCCTATGATAAGTCATCAGATCGGTAGGGGTCTGACACTCGGGACCACCACTGACCTAATGTTTTCTGCTCTGACGACAGCTGAATGAAAACATCACAGCTTTGTTCCATCATTGCTTGCAAACTTCACAACTGTCCCAAATTTGGGAAGCTGCCCCTGAAGGGTGGGGGGGGGGCCCGTCTACAGCTGTATTTGTGTTCTCAGGACACAGATAAAGTGGGATATAATGTGAAGAGGAAACCATCAGACCCTGAGTCCACTGTTCAGTACATGTGGTGAGTGTGTATACACACTGagggcatcatactatatgggggctgttgTGGGATCATACAGTGGGGGGGCTGTaagggcataatactgtgtgtggctGGCTGTAGAGGCATTAAAAGATTGTGTGGGGGACTATAGGGATGAAATACTGTGTGGCGTTGTCGTTGGGCCTCATTCTGCGGCCTTTGGGGTATCATAAGATGTgtaagggcattatactgtgtgagggaggTTGAGGGGCACCATAATGTGTGGGGGagtctgtgggggcattatactatgtgggcattatactgtgtgagggaggTTGAGGGGCACCATAatgtgtgggggcattatactatgtgggcattatactgtgtgagggaggTTGAGGGGCACCATAATGTGTGGGGGagtctgtgggggcattatactatgcgggcatcatactgtgtgaggagactgttggggcatcatacagtgtgggggaggTTGAGGGGCACCATAATGTGTGGGGGAGATGTGGGGTCATCTTACTGAGTGTGGGAGGCTTTTGGGGCTTCATAATATGTGGGAAGGTTGtggaagcatcatactgtgtgggggaggctgtgggggacatcatactatggaaGGACcatgggtatcatactgtgtagggagattgtggggacatcatactgtggagGGActatgggcatcatactgtgtgaggggctgtgggggacaTAATACTTTGTGGGGTAGTTGTTTGGGCATCAAACTGTGTGAGTGGGGGGCTGTGGGAGAAATCATACAGTGGAGGGGGGCACTATAGGGGATCCTCAAGCTTCATTTGATGTGTTTTAATAGACAGATTTCACAGTAATAAACCAGAGAACCACCAGATTTAACAGAAGTAAAGTAGCAGCCAATCAGGTTACAACTTTCACTTTCCACAGACCGTCTCAGAAATGAGAGCTggattctgattggttgctatggtcaCAATGCTTTTCTTGTCTCCGTGCACATATTTTTATAAAGCAGCCGCCATGTTTTTCAGTCTTTTCTCCGCCACATGTTATAAATGACTTCACAAGTCCTTAAACGCCTCCTTGTTCTCCTCCATCCATGACTGGAAGCTCTGGGCCTTGGGGTTGAACTTCTTGGTGGGCTCCATGTACTGGTCGGGCTTCATGATTAGGAAGCGGAACATGTTGGCCATTGCTGCGGATTCGGGAGAGCCGAGCTTCTCGTAGGCTTCAGGGGTGATCTGCAGGTTAAATAAAGAAATGCACTTTAATAGGACACCACACCACAGGCCTTAGTGTGGCTGAAAATAATCTATTGCTCTCTGGTATCAGCCATTTTAGACAGAAGAGATTGTATTGCGGCCTGAGAGCTAACTAGAATTCAGCAGAATTGTAAACGCAGCTCTGATAAGCGTGATCCACCCCCGGAGAGGCCTCTGATCTTACCTTGGCGTCTTTGATGTCCTTGCCGGTGACTCTGGACATTATGGCCGCATACTGCTCCACCGTCAGCTTCTCCGTGCTGAGACCGATGTTCTTTCCTACGTATTCTGATGGAGACTTCAGGATGGTGACCACCACGCCGCCCAAGTCTCTGACGGACATCCCATCCAGGAGCACATCACCCATCGGGATGGCTGGAAAGAGAGAAAGTCGTGAAACTGGAGCCTAATGATCGTATGTGATGTAAGTCCAGGATGTGAGAATTGATGCAACTGTAACAAAACCTCAGCTGTGGGATGCTGCGTCTGTGCCAAGTTTCAGCTCTACATGTAAACAAGAATTTTTTTCAGGCTCCCCATAAAATCATAAAGGGGGGAGAAGGACTAAAACTACACGATTCATCAGCGTCTTTTGACGCACAGTGGATGGAGTACTCTTGAAATCATATTCTCCCTGATTTTTTTCAGTGGAGCCTGAGGCTTTTAGCTTTTGCTGCTGCCTACAATGATGCAGGTTGTGAGTTTGAATCCCAGTGATATGAAATGtcaagaaaagagaagaattaaatgGGAAATGTCGTTCATAAATTCAGGTTCTGGGGAAGAAGAGCTACAGAGAAGTGAAGATGGCAGGACAGAAGACATAACAGAGTGAGCCCAGGGGGCAGCTctttcaaatcgggacagtcccattGTATCCAGGACAATTGTCGTCATCAACGCTGCAACCAATCGCTGACCCCAGACATACACTGCAcgagccgctgagctcagtgattgcctGTAGCAGGTGAATATCGCTACAGCCAAACATAGACTGAGGCAGCGATGGAAAGAAAGCGTTTCTCACACCTAATTGCTAGTTAGCCAAGATGCAGACACTCTTTCTGCTGGGCTGCACTCCCTTTTATCAGGCTGCTGCATCTGTGTGTCCAAACTTTACTGAAAGCAGGAACCTTATATGCGTTTTGTCAGTTTGGCATGGACCCAGCAGCGGTACTGGACCTGGGGAGCGTGAGTAATACTCAGTTTATTATTTTCCATATCACTAAACCTGTgggcaataaaaaaaacaaaaatctaaaAGACTCCTTTAAGTCTATTAAGTAGAAATATCAGCCATGTTGGTTGTCACCCAATGTACCTTTACAAGAAAACTTTGCCATAAATATCCATTTTTttctacctggtgtaaatgccgccgttctcctgaatctggcaatgtctttcttttgttcctgctcctctctgTTCTTGAGTTATGGTCGCTTCTTCTCTGTATACAAATCTTGATATAGTTTGACATGTAGGCGTGGTCATCAGCTCAGAGGGTGTGTTCTTGATgatcacacccacttggctaacaagactagatttatattcAGGGAACTTTggcccatatctcaggaatggagaggagttGGAACAAACAAAAAACCggtgccggattcaggagaacagcggcaattACACCagatcaaaaaaaacaaaaaaaaacaaatatggcAGATCATGTAAAAGACAGAACGTTTCTTGTACCTAGTGAGTAGCCATCCCCGTCCTTGTTCTTCTGGGGCTTGTAGAAGGTCAGCAGATTCTCGTAGTAACTGGGAAGCCGCACGCTGGTCATGGGGACCCCGATCTCACGGAAATATTCCTCAATTTCA is a genomic window containing:
- the LOC142246464 gene encoding nmrA-like family domain-containing protein 1 isoform X2, which produces MADKKVIVVFGATGAQGGSVAAALLDDGTFEVRAVTRDTSKPAAAKLKEAGAEVVSADLDDEKSLEAALSGAYGAFLVTNVWEHFSKEKEGKLIADISKRLALEIVVFSGLANVKKLTEGKLEVLHFDGKGEIEEYFREIGVPMTSVRLPSYYENLLTFYKPQKNKDGDGYSLAIPMGDVLLDGMSVRDLGGVVVTILKSPSEYVGKNIGLSTEKLTVEQYAAIMSRVTGKDIKDAKITPEAYEKLGSPESAAMANMFRFLIMKPDQYMEPTKKFNPKAQSFQSWMEENKEAFKDL
- the LOC142246464 gene encoding nmrA-like family domain-containing protein 1 isoform X1: MADKKVIVVFGATGAQGGSVAAALLDDGTFEVRAVTRDTSKPAAAKLKEAGAEVVSADLDDEKSLEAALSGAYGAFLVTNVWEHFSKEKEVRQGKLIADISKRLALEIVVFSGLANVKKLTEGKLEVLHFDGKGEIEEYFREIGVPMTSVRLPSYYENLLTFYKPQKNKDGDGYSLAIPMGDVLLDGMSVRDLGGVVVTILKSPSEYVGKNIGLSTEKLTVEQYAAIMSRVTGKDIKDAKITPEAYEKLGSPESAAMANMFRFLIMKPDQYMEPTKKFNPKAQSFQSWMEENKEAFKDL